From Triticum aestivum cultivar Chinese Spring chromosome 4A, IWGSC CS RefSeq v2.1, whole genome shotgun sequence, a single genomic window includes:
- the LOC123085431 gene encoding E3 ubiquitin-protein ligase RDUF2: MASSPVSYWCYHCSRFVRVSPATVVCPDCDGGFLEQFPHPPPPRGGGGSGRRGAMNPVIVLRGGSLSGFELYYEDGSGDGLRPLPGDVSHLLMGSGFHRLLDQFSRLEAAAPRPPASKAAVESMPSVTVAGGGGAHCAVCQEAFEPGAAAREMPCKHVYHQDCILPWLSLRNSCPICRSELPAAAVPEAEADAGLTIWRLPRGGFAVGRFAGGPREQLPVVYTELDGGFSNGVGPRRVTWPEGEGQVDGGEGRIRRVFRNLFGCFGRGGRPESSSQSRSG, encoded by the coding sequence ATGGCGTCGTCCCCGGTCTCCTACTGGTGCTACCACTGCAGCCGCTTCGTGCGGGTCTCCCCGGCCACCGTCGTCTGCCCCGACTGCGACGGCGGCTTCCTCGAGCAGttcccgcacccgccgccgccgcgcggcggcggcggcagcggccggcgCGGGGCCATGAACCCCGTGATCGTGCTGCGGGGCGGCTCGCTCTCCGGCTTTGAGCTCTACTACGAGGACGGCTCCGGCGACGGGCTGCGGCCGCTGCCCGGCGACGTCTCGCACCTCCTCATGGGGTCCGGCTTCCACCGCCTGCTCGACCAGTTCTCGCGGCTGGAGGCGGCCGCGCCGCGCCCGCCGGCCTCCAAGGCCGCGGTCGAGTCGATGCCTTCCGTGACCGTCGCCGGGGGAGGCGGGGCCCACTGCGCGGTGTGCCAGGAGGCCTTCGAGCCCGGCGCCGCGGCCCGGGAGATGCCGTGCAAGCACGTCTACCACCAGGACTGCATCCTCCCCTGGCTCTCCCTCCGCAACTCCTGCCCCATCTGCCGCAGCGAGCTTCCGGCGGCGGCCGTGCCTGAGGCGGAGGCGGACGCCGGGCTCACCATCTGGCGACTCCCCCGCGGCGGATTTGCCGTCGGAAGGTTCGCCGGCGGGCCCAGAGAGCAACTGCCGGTTGTCTACACGGAGCTGGATGGTGGTTTCAGCAACGGCGTCGGGCCGAGGCGGGTGACATGGCCAGAAGGAGAAGGGCAGGTGGACGGCGGCGAAGGTCGGATTCGCCGTGTATTTAGGAACCTGTTTGGGTGCTTTGGCCGGGGCGGCCGGCCCGAGAGTTCCTCGCAGTCCCGTAGTGGCTGA
- the LOC123081827 gene encoding aspartic proteinase PCS1-like, whose amino-acid sequence MDMDSFIVLLFLFLARAEAASHGVGREGKAGGAVLLPLRLQEVAPPPRAPANRLRFRHNVSLTVSVAVGTPPQNVTMVLDTGSELSWLLCNGSSVSPPAPFNASASFTYGAVDCSSPACVWRGRDLPVRPFCDAPPSTACRVSISYADASSADGLLVADTFVLGAQAVPALFGCITSYSSSTAANNNATDPSEAATGLLGMNRGSLSFVTQTATLRFAYCIAPGQGPGILLLGGDGGAAPPLNYTPLIEISQPLPYFDRVAYSVQLEGIRVGRALLAIPKSVLTPDHTGAGQTMVDSGTQFTFLLADAYAALKGEFLNQTRSLLAPLGEPGFVFQSAFDACFRGPEERVSAASRLLPEVGLVLRGAEVAVAGEKLLYSVPGERRGEEGEEAVWCLTFGNSDMAGMSAYVIGHHHQQDVWVEYDLQNGRVGFAPARCELATQRLGAQV is encoded by the coding sequence ATGGACATGGACTCCTTTATCGTTCTCCTCTTCCTCTTTCTTGCGCGAGCGGAGGCGGCGAGCCACGGCGTTGGTAGAGAAGGCAAGGCTGGGGGAGCGGTGCTCCTTCCGCTCAGGCTGCAGGAGGTGGCGCCCCCGCCGCGAGCGCCGGCGAACCGGCTGCGGTTCCGCCACAATGTGAGCCTCACGGTGTCGGTGGCTGTCGGCACGCCGCCGCAGAACGTCACGATGGTGCTCGACACCGGCAGCGAGCTCTCCTGGCTGCTCTGCAACGGGAGCTCCGTGTCGCCGCCCGCGCCGTTCAACGCGTCCGCTTCTTTCACATACGGCGCCGTCGAttgctcgtcgccggcgtgcgTGTGGCGCGGACGTGACCTGCCCGTCCGCCCGTTCTGTGacgcgccgccgtccaccgcctgcCGCGTCTCCATCTCCTACGCAGACGCCTCCTCGGCCGACGGCCTCCTCGTTGCCGACACCTTCGTCCTCGGCGCGCAGGCCGTGCCCGCCCTGTTCGGCTGCATCACCTCCTATTCCTCCAGCACGGCCGCCAACAACAACGCCACTGACCCGTCGGAGGCGGCGACCGGCCTACTCGGCATGAACCGTGGCAGCCTCTCCTTCGTGACGCAGACGGCGACCCTCCGCTTCGCCTACTGTATCGCCCCCGGCCAAGGACCCGGCATCCTCctcctcggcggcgacggcggcgcggcccCGCCGCTGAACTACACGCCGCTGATAGAGATTTCCCAGCCGCTGCCGTACTTCGACCGGGTGGCCTACTCCGTGCAGCTGGAGGGCATCCGCGTGGGGCGCGCCCTGCTCGCCATCCCCAAGTCCGTGCTCACGCCGGACCACACGGGCGCCGGGCAGACCATGGTGGACTCCGGCACGCAGTTCACCTTCCTCCTGGCCGACGCCTACGCGGCGCTCAAGGGCGAGTTCCTGAACCAGACGCGGTCGCTGCTCGCCCCGCTCGGCGAGCCGGGCTTCGTGTTCCAGAGCGCGTTCGACGCGTGCTTCCGCGGCCCGGAGGAGCGAGTGTCGGCGGCAAGCCGGCTTCTCCCCGAGGTGGGCCTGGTGCTCCGCGGCGCGGAGGTGGCCGTGGCCGGGGAGAAGCTCCTGTACAGTGTACCCGGCgagcggcgcggggaggagggggaggaggctgtGTGGTGCCTGACGTTCGGGAACTCGGACATGGCCGGCATGTCGGCGTACGTGATCGGGCATCACCACCAGCAGGACGTGTGGGTGGAGTACGACCTTCAGAACGGCCGAGTCGGCTTCGCGCCGGCGCGCTGTGAGCTCGCCACCCAGCGCCTCGGCGCCCAAGTGTAG